Below is a genomic region from Rhodospirillum centenum SW.
CCGATGCGGGCCTCCCCGATCAGGTTGCCGATGGTGACGGCGCTGCCGGCCGGCACGCTGACCTGGATCCTGACGGTGTCGTCATGGTCCACATTGCGCCGGCTCACCCCGTCGAGGTTCTGGTCAACCACCACCTCGCCGTTGCGCAGGATGACGCTGGTCCGGTCCACCATATCGGACGGCCCGTCGAGAGTGACGCCGACGCGGCCCGTGCCGGTCGCCACCGTCACGGTCACGTCGCCGATCAGGTCCTCAATGCGGAAGGCGCGGGCGTCGAACTCCTGCGGGGCGGCCAGGGCGGCGGGCAGGGGAAAGAGGAGGGCGGTCAACAGGGCCGCCGCCGCGGCGGTGCGCCGGCCCCGGGCGGGGCGGGAAGGGGCCGGGCTGGATGGATCAGGGCGGAACATGCCGGGCCTCCTCAGCGCCTGCCGGTGATGGTGACCTTGCCGGAGCCGGACTGGCGGATGGACTGGCTGCCGGCCGTGCCGTCCAGGGTCAGGTCGCCCGAACCGGAAATGGAGACGGACAGCGGGTCGGCCCGGCCGCCGCGCAGGGCGATGTCGCCCGAGCCGTTGATCTCGGCCGCGACGGGGCCGGAGACGCTGGCGATCTCGATATCACCGGACCCGTCAATCTCCAGCGTCACGGCCCCGGCGGCGGCGCCCGTCTTCACCTTGCCCGAGCCGTTGATGTCCACCGCCAGATCGCCGGAGATGGCGCCGACGGTGATGTCGCCGCTGCCGCTGACGTCCAGGCTGGCCGTCGTCACGTCGCCGACCGTCAGGGTGCCGGAGGTCATGTCCTCCACGGCCAGCGGACCGCGCAGGTCGCCCACGCGGCCCTCGCCGATGAAATCCTCCACGGACAGACCGCTGCCCGCCGGCAGCGTCACCTTCACGGCGATCCAGAGGTCGCGGTCGGAATCGCGCCAGGTGCGGCGGTCGCTGTTGTCCTGCTCCAGCACCACGCGGTCGCCGTCCTGGCGCACGCGGACCCGGTCGATCCGCGCCTGCGGGCCGCTGATGGCGACGGTGACGGGGCCCGACCCCGGAGTGACGGTCACATCCAGGGTGCCGACCACCCCGTCCACGGTGACGCCGCGGGCCGTGTAGTCCTGCGGCCCGAAGGCCAGGGCGGGGAAACTGACGGCGGCGAGAGCCGTGGCGGCGAGCAGGGAACGCAACATGGGGAAAGCCTCGTAGCGATGGACTTCCCCTCTCAAAGCAAGCGCCGTGCCGGTCCGGAAAGCCACGGAAAGTCCGGGGACATTCCATCCGTCGGTGGCGGGATCCGTCACCGGGTGGCGGAATTCCCCAACGGATGGTCCCGCCAGCCCGACCCCGCCGCCCCGCCTACACCCCGCCCGGCTGGCTGATGAGATCCAGCCATTCCTGCTCGGTCAGGATCGTGAGACCCAGTTCGCGCGCCTTCGCCGCCTTGGAGCCGGCATCCGCTCCGACGACCACGTAGTCCGTCTTGCCGCTGACGGAGCCCGCGACCTTGGCGCCCAGGGCCTCGGCCCGCGCCTTCGCCTCGCTGCGGCCCATGGTCTCCAGCGTGCCGGTGAAGACCACCGTCTTCCCGGCCACGGGGCTGCCGTCGGCCCGCGGCGGCGGCACATGGTCCTCCACCGCCTCCAGCTCCTTCAGCAGGGCGTCCAGGGCGTCGCGGTTGTGGGGTTCGGCGAAGAAGGCGCAGATGTCGTCCGCCACGCTCATGCCGATCTGTTCGATGGCGCACAGCTCGGCATAGGCCTCGCCCACCAGTTCGGGCTTCTTCGCCTCGTCGGGGTTGGCGCTGCGCTCGGCGGCGGCGGCGGCCATGCGCTCCGTCCAGGGGCCGACGCTGCGGTAGGTCCGCGCCAGCAGCTTCGCCGTCGCCTCCCCGACCTGCCGGATGCCCAGCGCGAAGATGAAGCGGTCCAGCGGGATGCGGCGGCGGGCGTCGATGGCGCGGAACAGGTTCTCCACCGACTTGCGGCCGAACCCGGTCATGGCCACCAGCCGGTCCAGCCGCTGCGCCTCCCGCCGCTCCAGGGTGAAGATGTCGGCCGGGCTGCGGATGCGGTCCTGGTCGTAGAAGAGCTGGATGCGCTCGATCCCCAGCCCCTCGATGTCGAAGGCGTTGCGCGACACGAAATGGCGCAGCCGCTCCACCGCCTGGGCGGGGCAGACCAGTCCGCCGGTGCAGCGGCTCACCGCCCCGTCCTCCTCCCGCACGGCGGCGCTGCCGCATTCGGGGCAGTGGTCGGGGAAGACGAAGGGCGCGCTGTCGGCCGGGCGGCGCTCGGTCACCACCTCCACCACCTGCGGGATGACATCGCCGGCGCGCTGCACCACCACCGTGTCGCCCACGCGGATGTCCTTGCGTGCGATCTCGTCGGCGTTGTGCAGGGTGGCGCGGCTGACGACGACGCCGCCCACCGTGACCGGCTCCAGTTCCGCTACCGGGGTCAGCGCGCCGGTGCGGCCGACCTGGATGGTGATGGCGCGCAGCAGGGTCTGCGCCCGTTCCGCCGGGAACTTGTGCGCCGTGGCCCAGCGCGGCGTGCGGGTGCGGAAGCCCAGCCGCTCCTGCAGGTCCAGCCGGTTGACCTTGTAGACCACGCCGTCGATGTCGAAGGGCAGGGCGGCCCGGCCGGCGCCGATCCCGGCATAGTAGTCCAGCAGCTCGGCCTTGCTGCGGCAGAGCCGGCTCTGCGCCGGGACGCGGAAGCCCAGGGCCTTCAGCCGCTGCAACGCCTCCCACTGGGTCGCGCCCAGCGGCTCCGACAGGTCCCCCCAACTGTAGGCGAAGAAGCAGAGCGGCCGCTTCGCCGTGACCGAGGGGTCGAGCTGGCGCAGGCTGCCGGCGGCGGCGTTGCGCGGGTTGGCGAAGACCTTCTCGCCCGCCTCCGCCTGCCGGCGGTTCAGCGCGAAGAACTCCTCCCGGACCATGTAGACCTCGCCGCGCACCTCCAGCACGCTCGGCGCGCCCGCGGGGAGCCGGTCGGGGATCTCGCGGATGGTGCGGACGTTCGCGGTGACATCCTCCCCTTCCGCGCCGTCGCCGCGGGTGGCGGCCTGCGCCAGCGCCCCGTTCTCGTAGCGCAGGGAGAGCGACAGCCCGTCGATCTTCGGTTCGGCCACGAACTCCAGCCCGTCCACCTCCTTCAGGTTCAGGAAGCGGGCGATCTGCTCGACGAAGCCGTCCACGTCCTCGGCCGTGAAGGCGTTGTCCAGCGACAGCATGGGCACGCGGTGGCGCACCTTGCCGAAGCCGGCGGACGGGGCGGCCCCCACGGTCTGGGTCGGGCTGTCGGGGGTGACCAGCTCGGGGAAGCGCGCCTCCAGCCCGGCCAGCCGGTGCTCCAGCGCGTCGTAGGCGGAATCCGCGATCTCCGGCGCGTCCTTGCCGTAGTAGAGCGCCCGGTGGTGCGCGATCTCCCGTACCAGGGCGGCGTGCTCGGCCGCGGCCTGGTCCAGGGTCAGGGTCTCGACCGGGATATGGCGGGTGTCGGACAGGTCGGACATGGGCGTGCCGGCGGGGTGGGGGAGGGGAGCGCGACGCCGGGGCGTCGGGGTCGCCGACTTCTACACCGACCGGCGCTTCAAGTCATGACCGCCGGGCGGTGAAGGGCAGCCGTGCCAGCCGTTCCCACGGGCCGCCGTGGTAGCGCCAGAGCAGCAGCCCCTCGGCCCGCGCCGTCCAGGGCGAGAACCCGGCGGAAAGGTCCGCCAGCAGGGCCTTGGCCGCGGCGGGCTCGACCTTGTTCTGGATGGTGACGTGCGGCCGGTGCGCCTGCCGGTCCTGCGGGATCAGCCACTCCGACCAGAGGGCGGCCAGCCGCTCGCGCAGCCGGGCCAGGTCGGGGGCGGCCAGGGTGAGGGCGACACCGCGGCCCAGCGGGCGCAGGCCCGTCACCGCCAGGGGGAACGGCGCCGCGTCCCGGCAGGTCCGGCGCAGATCGGCCAGGATGACGGGGAGCTGCGGTCCCGGCAGATGGTGGAAAAGGGTCAGGTGCGCGGGGATCAGGTTGCGCTCCGGCGGGAAGTGCGCCCGGCGCAGCGCCTCGAAGCGGGCGAAGGAGCGGTCGTCGAAGGCCAGCGTCAGGATCAGGGGCGCGGCTTCCGGCCCGGCGCTCCCCGCCACCGGCGGCGCG
It encodes:
- a CDS encoding 2'-5' RNA ligase family protein → MTPPGDAPPVAGSAGPEAAPLILTLAFDDRSFARFEALRRAHFPPERNLIPAHLTLFHHLPGPQLPVILADLRRTCRDAAPFPLAVTGLRPLGRGVALTLAAPDLARLRERLAALWSEWLIPQDRQAHRPHVTIQNKVEPAAAKALLADLSAGFSPWTARAEGLLLWRYHGGPWERLARLPFTARRS
- a CDS encoding GIN domain-containing protein, translating into MLRSLLAATALAAVSFPALAFGPQDYTARGVTVDGVVGTLDVTVTPGSGPVTVAISGPQARIDRVRVRQDGDRVVLEQDNSDRRTWRDSDRDLWIAVKVTLPAGSGLSVEDFIGEGRVGDLRGPLAVEDMTSGTLTVGDVTTASLDVSGSGDITVGAISGDLAVDINGSGKVKTGAAAGAVTLEIDGSGDIEIASVSGPVAAEINGSGDIALRGGRADPLSVSISGSGDLTLDGTAGSQSIRQSGSGKVTITGRR
- the ligA gene encoding NAD-dependent DNA ligase LigA, whose amino-acid sequence is MSDLSDTRHIPVETLTLDQAAAEHAALVREIAHHRALYYGKDAPEIADSAYDALEHRLAGLEARFPELVTPDSPTQTVGAAPSAGFGKVRHRVPMLSLDNAFTAEDVDGFVEQIARFLNLKEVDGLEFVAEPKIDGLSLSLRYENGALAQAATRGDGAEGEDVTANVRTIREIPDRLPAGAPSVLEVRGEVYMVREEFFALNRRQAEAGEKVFANPRNAAAGSLRQLDPSVTAKRPLCFFAYSWGDLSEPLGATQWEALQRLKALGFRVPAQSRLCRSKAELLDYYAGIGAGRAALPFDIDGVVYKVNRLDLQERLGFRTRTPRWATAHKFPAERAQTLLRAITIQVGRTGALTPVAELEPVTVGGVVVSRATLHNADEIARKDIRVGDTVVVQRAGDVIPQVVEVVTERRPADSAPFVFPDHCPECGSAAVREEDGAVSRCTGGLVCPAQAVERLRHFVSRNAFDIEGLGIERIQLFYDQDRIRSPADIFTLERREAQRLDRLVAMTGFGRKSVENLFRAIDARRRIPLDRFIFALGIRQVGEATAKLLARTYRSVGPWTERMAAAAAERSANPDEAKKPELVGEAYAELCAIEQIGMSVADDICAFFAEPHNRDALDALLKELEAVEDHVPPPRADGSPVAGKTVVFTGTLETMGRSEAKARAEALGAKVAGSVSGKTDYVVVGADAGSKAAKARELGLTILTEQEWLDLISQPGGV